A region of Flavobacterium album DNA encodes the following proteins:
- the eptA gene encoding phosphoethanolamine--lipid A transferase EptA — translation MKKAESSYLKWLTIKPDLKVTHFALLMSLLTFLLFHFPFYTFVFNNVDYNSWNGISIIISLIVLMLVVNALAFYLILFLSRVIGKFLLVLFFIINAIAVYFIATYGVIIDESMIGNILNTNYEESGSFFSFKLVLYVLLPGVIPSIYIVRAKIKNVPLKEFLITSSLTLLFILTLVFANASNWLWIDKNSKTLGGLAMPWSYSVNTPLFYIHKSQKNKKEILLPGATIQDNRKSVMVLVIGESARSMNFSLYGYNKNTNPLLSKTPNVSHFDASSCATYTTAGVKCILEHTHTDELYEILPNYLYRNNVEVIWRTTNWGEPPLHIKTYQGRDALMRQCKGEGCNYDEILLTGLKEQILASKKNKVLVVLHTSTSHGPTYSKKYPPRFETFKPVCNSVELGNCSREELMNAYDNTIVYTDYILHEVIENLKQLKGYDSAMLFVSDHGESLGEKNLYMHGMPLSLAPKEQYEIPFIVWHSDSSGQLKPLKTVSQNHVFHSVLHFLSVQSPIYDEQMNIFK, via the coding sequence ATGAAAAAGGCAGAAAGCAGCTACCTGAAGTGGCTCACCATAAAACCTGATCTGAAGGTAACTCATTTTGCTTTATTAATGAGCCTGCTTACTTTTTTGCTCTTCCATTTTCCTTTTTACACCTTTGTATTCAATAACGTTGATTATAACAGCTGGAACGGGATCAGTATCATCATCAGCCTTATTGTGCTGATGCTGGTAGTGAATGCCTTGGCATTTTACCTGATTTTGTTCCTCTCGCGTGTTATTGGTAAATTTCTGTTGGTGCTGTTCTTTATAATCAACGCTATTGCGGTCTATTTTATCGCTACTTATGGCGTCATCATTGACGAAAGCATGATAGGGAATATACTCAATACCAATTATGAAGAGTCAGGCAGCTTCTTTTCATTTAAATTAGTGCTATATGTACTGCTGCCTGGCGTTATACCCTCTATTTATATAGTTAGAGCTAAAATAAAAAACGTCCCGTTAAAGGAATTCCTTATCACTTCTTCGCTCACTCTTCTTTTCATTTTGACATTAGTATTCGCCAATGCTTCCAACTGGCTATGGATCGATAAGAACTCCAAGACGCTGGGCGGGCTGGCAATGCCGTGGTCGTACTCTGTAAATACCCCTCTTTTTTATATCCATAAATCGCAAAAAAATAAAAAGGAAATCTTATTGCCAGGTGCTACCATACAGGATAACAGAAAATCGGTTATGGTGCTGGTCATTGGTGAGTCTGCAAGGAGCATGAACTTTTCACTCTATGGCTATAATAAGAACACAAATCCGCTGCTTTCAAAAACACCAAATGTATCTCATTTTGATGCTTCCTCCTGTGCCACCTACACCACGGCAGGCGTAAAATGCATTTTAGAGCATACGCACACCGATGAGCTGTATGAAATTTTACCCAATTACCTGTACCGTAATAATGTAGAGGTCATCTGGCGGACGACAAACTGGGGCGAACCGCCTTTGCACATTAAAACCTACCAGGGCAGGGATGCTTTAATGCGGCAATGCAAGGGTGAAGGATGCAATTACGATGAGATCCTGCTCACAGGGCTAAAAGAACAGATACTGGCCAGTAAAAAAAACAAGGTTCTGGTCGTATTGCACACCAGTACGAGCCACGGGCCTACTTACAGCAAGAAATATCCGCCGCGGTTTGAAACCTTTAAACCCGTTTGCAACAGCGTTGAATTAGGGAATTGCTCACGGGAAGAGCTGATGAACGCTTATGACAATACCATTGTTTACACCGATTACATCCTGCATGAGGTAATAGAAAACCTAAAGCAATTGAAGGGGTATGACAGTGCAATGCTATTTGTTTCAGACCATGGCGAGTCTTTGGGGGAAAAGAACCTGTACATGCACGGAATGCCTTTAAGCCTTGCGCCTAAGGAACAATATGAAATTCCGTTTATCGTATGGCATTCTGATAGCTCGGGACAGCTAAAGCCTTTAAAAACGGTATCCCAAAACCATGTTTTCCACAGCGTCTTACATTTTTTAAGTGTACAAAGCCCTATTTACGATGAGCAAATGAATATTTTTAAATAA
- a CDS encoding helix-turn-helix domain-containing protein: protein MQFDFGVHSSLLLVFQAHIMVYSGLCFRRYLADRYASDLWLSLLLLLSFLYVCPWMLGFAGWYSLQPFRDILFYVPFQHLFFLGPVILFYTLSLLNPGFRFRKKYLAHFVPGLAYIIYSAVLCIYDKLIFGGYYFLADEQDRDFDDWYQISGFISMIVYFIAALRFYISYRKITLNFLSNADAFSFVYIRNFLIAVLGILISWCVIAIFGLFFRVDFIDSWWHFLSFSIFSYYIAIAGYSNAIRSRIYIESWTLRSTGRILLAKGSSGRQIGFQDTVLLAEPRDWNEPPEEALPDDYSEWLQKIDSMMQSEKSYEDPELSLPQLAARLRLSVPALSRIINKGAGSNFNDFINAYRVQAVIGLLTAGGHKRNTLLGLAYDCGFNSKTTFNRAFRKKAGMSPKDFIASLPK, encoded by the coding sequence ATGCAATTTGATTTTGGGGTTCACAGTTCGCTGTTGCTGGTCTTCCAGGCGCACATCATGGTTTATTCCGGGCTGTGCTTTCGCAGGTATTTGGCAGACAGATACGCATCTGATTTGTGGCTTTCCTTATTGCTGCTCCTTTCGTTTCTCTATGTGTGCCCGTGGATGCTTGGGTTTGCAGGATGGTATTCCCTCCAGCCTTTCAGGGATATCCTTTTCTATGTGCCTTTCCAGCATTTGTTCTTTTTAGGCCCTGTCATCCTATTTTATACGCTTAGCCTTTTAAATCCGGGATTCCGGTTCCGAAAAAAATACCTGGCCCATTTCGTACCCGGGCTGGCATACATTATCTACTCGGCGGTGCTATGCATTTATGATAAGCTTATTTTCGGAGGCTATTATTTCCTGGCTGATGAGCAGGACAGGGATTTTGACGACTGGTACCAAATCAGCGGGTTCATTAGCATGATTGTCTACTTTATTGCAGCATTGCGGTTTTACATCAGTTACCGCAAAATCACGCTTAATTTCCTTAGTAATGCCGATGCATTCTCATTCGTCTATATCCGAAATTTCCTCATCGCTGTGCTCGGTATCCTTATCAGCTGGTGCGTGATCGCAATATTCGGGCTTTTCTTCAGGGTCGACTTTATTGACAGCTGGTGGCACTTCCTGTCGTTTTCGATATTCAGCTATTACATTGCTATTGCAGGCTATTCCAACGCAATCAGGTCGAGGATTTATATCGAAAGCTGGACCCTGCGATCGACCGGAAGGATACTCCTGGCAAAAGGAAGCTCCGGGCGGCAAATCGGTTTTCAGGATACAGTGCTCCTGGCCGAACCCCGGGATTGGAATGAACCGCCGGAAGAAGCGTTACCTGATGATTACTCTGAATGGCTGCAGAAGATCGATTCGATGATGCAGTCTGAAAAAAGTTATGAAGACCCCGAACTTTCACTCCCACAGCTTGCGGCGCGCCTTCGGCTAAGCGTACCCGCACTCAGCAGGATAATCAATAAAGGAGCCGGCAGCAATTTCAACGATTTTATAAACGCTTACCGTGTACAGGCAGTGATTGGATTGCTTACCGCGGGCGGCCACAAGCGAAACACCCTGTTGGGCCTCGCGTACGATTGCGGCTTCAACAGTAAGACTACCTTCAACCGTGCCTTCCGGAAAAAGGCCGGTATGTCCCCTAAAGATTTTATAGCATCCCTGCCTAAATAA
- a CDS encoding VIT1/CCC1 transporter family protein: MENETHFINRSGWLRAAVLGANDGILSTTSLAIGVAAASDTRSPIVLAAMAGLVAGALSMAAGEYVSVSSQSDVEKSDLDREMRELSEFPEEELEELTQIYIKRGLTPTLAKEVALQLTAHNALEAHARDELGINEITQAKPLQAAFASALAFLCGGTLPFLVAIFAPIKNMVYLQYGFAIVFLALSGTLAAGAGGSGKFKSIARICIWGTIAMAASALVGYLFDVNVA; the protein is encoded by the coding sequence ATGGAAAACGAAACTCATTTTATTAACAGGAGCGGCTGGTTACGTGCGGCCGTGTTGGGCGCAAACGACGGAATCCTTTCTACCACAAGCCTTGCCATAGGCGTTGCTGCCGCAAGTGATACCCGTTCGCCAATTGTACTGGCAGCTATGGCGGGCCTTGTGGCTGGCGCCCTTTCAATGGCTGCAGGCGAATATGTATCAGTGAGCTCCCAAAGTGATGTAGAAAAATCCGATCTTGACCGGGAAATGCGCGAATTATCCGAATTTCCTGAAGAAGAGCTTGAAGAACTCACACAAATCTATATAAAACGAGGACTTACCCCAACGCTTGCCAAAGAAGTCGCATTGCAGTTAACAGCGCATAATGCATTGGAAGCCCATGCACGGGACGAACTGGGCATAAACGAAATTACACAGGCCAAACCCTTACAGGCTGCATTTGCCTCTGCCCTGGCCTTTCTTTGTGGTGGCACGCTTCCTTTTCTTGTAGCGATATTTGCCCCTATAAAAAACATGGTATACCTTCAGTACGGATTTGCAATTGTTTTCCTGGCGCTATCGGGAACATTAGCAGCCGGTGCGGGGGGATCGGGCAAATTCAAGTCGATAGCCCGTATTTGCATATGGGGTACTATTGCCATGGCCGCATCAGCGCTTGTAGGATATCTTTTTGATGTGAATGTAGCTTAG